The Pontibacillus halophilus JSM 076056 = DSM 19796 genomic sequence TAGCATTTGCATACAGGAGTGACAAAATATTGCTGTAATTAATTTAAAACATGTTATGAAGTGTGCAGAAAAATAATAGGCTGTTAAAAAGTATATACTTCATGATGGTTGTACCATCATAGAGTATTACGTGCAATGATAGAATAGAAAAGGAAGTACGAGTTTAGGCGAGATGACAGTTTACATTGCGATGAATATAAACACATGGAATGTATATTAAACTAACGAACTCGTACAAACTCGTAAGTTTTAACGTAACAATTTCGCGACATGTAAAAGGTGTCATTCTTGTACTACAAAACTTACAAATTTATGCTACTTAAAAACAGGTGAACTTAAAGCACTTGATTGCCTTATTAGGAATCAGGTGTTTTTGTTTTTTTTTGGCTCTAAAATATTTGTTGGGGTACATAGAAAATTTGGCATAAAAAAACACGCAAGCTCCAATCTTTACTACACTTGAATTGACGAGAAACAAATCAGTAAAGGAGTTGCGTGTACGTGTATTCTAACATCCCGGTACCAGGACTACAAAGTGTAATTATCAAGGAAAGTGAAGAAATCGGTGGAGATTTTCATCTTTATGTGGAGATTCCAAAGAAGAGTCATAAATGTAAGTCGTGCGGTGACTGGACACAACGCATTTATGACTATCGAACCCAAAAAATCCAACACCTTAAACTCTTCGAACGGACAACGTATTTGTTCTAAGGTTTAAGTTAGGAATAAATTGAATAATACTTGTGTGAAATTCATAACTCATGATGGTTGTACCATCATGGAGTATAAATTAATACTTGGAGGAAATGAACAAGAACGAGATTAAGGCGAGATGACATTTTACGTGGAAGGGGTAGTTATGATATGGCATAGCTAACAAACTAACGAGAATGACAACGCTCGTGGAGATAACCAAGATGTAACGTTAAAGGACGTTCTTTTATTGCCTTTGGCAAATAAATTTTGTGTTGTATTTATACAAGAGACGGTCGTATGTTGCTGCAATGTAACAGAGTCTTCGATCGGTTTTTAAAGGAGATGCTGTTGAATTTCATACGACATATTTACTCCAAAGCAACTGGCTCAAATAGATGCTGGAAAAGAAAGAATACAAGGATTAGCCTGGCATCATCATCAGGTACCAGGAAAGATGCAGTTGGTTGTATCAAAAGTACATGATATAAATCACTTAGGTGGAAGTGAATTGTGGGGAGATTTTTGATTATAAAGAAGATAAAAACAAGCCTACGGTAGTATTTTGGGAACATGAAAATGCAGGTGAAAAAGAAATGTTAATGCGAGAAGAGGGATTAACAGAAGATCAAGTAGAAGAATCAGCAAGAGAAAATGTATTTTATATCGCAGATACATTTAGTGATTTTTTAGATAAGTTACATGACTAAGAAATTTAAGAGGGTACGGGTAATACTTCTAACAAGATTAATAACATTAAAGAAATAAATGAAGTAAACAATCATTAAGACCAGATTCACTTGAAATAATGTACGGAGTAGAAGTTAAAGGAATTTTTGTGAAATATCAATAATGAATATGGAGGTTGAAATAGTTGGAGAAAAGATTGAATGAATTATATAGAAAAATTGCTGAAACAGTTAATGAAATGATTCCAGAACAGTGGGAGAAGTTTTACTTTTACGCTCAAATTTCGGAAGATGGTGGAGGAACGTATTTTTTCTACCAACCTACATCCGATCCAAATTGTTATCAATATAGTCTTGAAATTCCTTTTAAATATCAGGTTGATGAAAAAGGATTTAAATTAAATAAAAGAATGCTATTTTCTATTGCAGAAGAAATGAGAGAAATATTTAAAAGTGAAAACCAAGAACTTTGGTACTCTTTTACATTAATCTTAGAGAGAACAGGGAAGTTAAAAGTTCATTTCGATTATACAAATTGGTTTGATACAGAATATAGTTATAGTGACCAAATGATTATTTGGAAAAATAAATATTTAGGTGAGATTCCAACTGATGAAAATTATAAAGCATTAATTGATAAGTATCATAATGAGTTTCCAAATAATCCGATTTAACTTAGAGGTAAGATGGAAAAATTAAATGGCTGTATTTGCTCGTGTGTTTAAAGAAGGAAAGATTTATTATTTATAGAAAACCATAAAGCGCTTTATTGCCGATTAGGAGGATGAACCATGCATGAATAGCAGAAACATATTTATGTGGGTGTAGACTTGCATAAACAGCACCATGTGGTAGTGATTCTTAATTGTTGGCAGGAAATACTCGTAGAAATAAAGGTTTAATATAAACCGTCGCTGCACGCCTTATTAATGGAGCTAGTACCTTTTGGAATACACAATATAACTCTACAAAATGGTGGCAGATCTAATGAGATGCACCGAGATAGCATATAAAGAAAGGAAAAGAAATATGGAAATAAAACAGGACACTGTAGTAAGGCCATTGCCTTCAGAGGAATTAATCAAAAATCACGAAAATTCTTGGAGACTTTCTTTGCCAGAGTCTTTCTTAGAATTTATAAAAGAAAATAACGGTGTAGAGGTTGAGGGAGCAACATTTGATTGTAACAACCGTAGTTATGTGTTAGAAAGGTTTTTATGTATATTAGAAGCTATCAAGAATCATCCAAAAGGAATTTACGATATAGATGTTGTATTTTCACAAATAGGTGAAAGATTAACTGATAACGAAGACTTATTAGGGGCAGAGGTATTGCCGATAGCTAGTGTATTTGCGGGTGACTTTGTCTGCTTAGATTTTAGAATAGATAAGAATAATCCATCTGTTTGTATATGGTCTCATGAAGAATCCGGTGAGTTTGAGCCGGTTACATATAATGTGGCAGATAACTTTACTCAATTTCTTAAGACACTTTAATAGAAACAAGTAATATATAAAATTAAAATAGCGGTATGGGTACAAACCCTGTAAGCGGAATTCATGTTTATAAACCTTAGTAAAGAAAGCTAGAAACGTTGAGTGGCGAAATGCCTCTCAACGTTTCTATTTTTATGTGGCTACCTTGTACCGAATGAATAGACAAGCTGCATATCTATCACCGTCTTAACAACTTTCGTC encodes the following:
- a CDS encoding antitoxin YezG family protein — protein: MEKRLNELYRKIAETVNEMIPEQWEKFYFYAQISEDGGGTYFFYQPTSDPNCYQYSLEIPFKYQVDEKGFKLNKRMLFSIAEEMREIFKSENQELWYSFTLILERTGKLKVHFDYTNWFDTEYSYSDQMIIWKNKYLGEIPTDENYKALIDKYHNEFPNNPI
- a CDS encoding SMI1/KNR4 family protein, which translates into the protein MEIKQDTVVRPLPSEELIKNHENSWRLSLPESFLEFIKENNGVEVEGATFDCNNRSYVLERFLCILEAIKNHPKGIYDIDVVFSQIGERLTDNEDLLGAEVLPIASVFAGDFVCLDFRIDKNNPSVCIWSHEESGEFEPVTYNVADNFTQFLKTL